The following are encoded together in the Fimbriiglobus ruber genome:
- the pnuC gene encoding nicotinamide riboside transporter PnuC, protein MNDAVSVEPTAQPRASDLRPSEVAAMLLVSVAMIAATAAEWWPISWAEVVGFITGGVCVWLAVREHLWTWPIGLANNVVFFALFWQGRLFADAGLQVVYFALGVYGWWQWRPGARQRAELPISHTPRFELFVLAAAVPFATWGLREILVEVQGAAPFWDALTTVLSLVAQFLMCRKRLENWLVWIITDAIYVPLYLSHEMSLTAVLYAVFLVMCVAGWFGWRARVRG, encoded by the coding sequence ATGAACGATGCGGTTTCGGTCGAACCGACCGCACAGCCCCGCGCGAGTGATTTACGCCCCAGTGAAGTGGCCGCCATGCTCCTCGTCTCGGTCGCGATGATCGCAGCAACGGCCGCGGAGTGGTGGCCGATTTCGTGGGCGGAAGTTGTCGGCTTCATCACCGGGGGCGTATGCGTCTGGCTGGCCGTGCGCGAACATCTTTGGACCTGGCCGATCGGTCTCGCGAACAACGTCGTTTTCTTCGCCCTCTTTTGGCAGGGACGGCTGTTCGCGGACGCCGGCCTACAAGTCGTTTATTTTGCCCTCGGCGTCTACGGTTGGTGGCAATGGCGGCCGGGCGCCCGCCAGCGAGCCGAATTACCGATTTCGCACACTCCCCGTTTTGAACTTTTCGTTCTGGCCGCGGCCGTTCCCTTCGCGACCTGGGGGCTTCGCGAAATACTCGTCGAGGTCCAGGGGGCCGCTCCGTTCTGGGACGCCTTGACCACCGTGTTGAGTTTGGTCGCTCAATTCTTGATGTGCCGCAAGCGGTTGGAAAACTGGCTCGTCTGGATCATCACCGACGCGATTTACGTCCCCCTTTATCTGAGCCACGAGATGTCGCTGACCGCGGTCCTATACGCCGTGTTCCTCGTCATGTGCGTCGCAGGTTGGTTCGGTTGGCGCGCCCGGGTGCGCGGGTAG
- a CDS encoding SDR family NAD(P)-dependent oxidoreductase, producing MTPDKFFRMDGKVAVVTGGGQGIGEAICRRLAGAGAKVGVFDMQREHADRVAKEIGGIPLVGDITKEDDVARVFAEVASQAAPVDVLVNNAGVASRKNRDLPIWELVREDWEFVLNINVVGLALCCKAVLPGMIAKKYGRIVNIASIAGKEGNPKMGPYSASKAAVICLTKSLSKELVGKGDICVNSVSPAVIQTPILDQLSQEQINMMLSKIPLGRTGKPDEVAALVHFLSSSECSFTTGQCYDISGGRATY from the coding sequence ATGACACCGGACAAATTCTTCCGCATGGATGGCAAAGTGGCGGTGGTGACCGGGGGCGGGCAGGGGATCGGCGAGGCGATCTGTCGCCGGCTGGCTGGGGCCGGAGCCAAGGTCGGCGTGTTCGACATGCAGCGGGAACACGCCGATCGCGTCGCCAAAGAAATCGGCGGCATCCCGCTGGTCGGCGACATCACCAAGGAAGACGACGTCGCCCGGGTGTTCGCCGAGGTCGCGTCTCAGGCCGCCCCGGTGGACGTCCTGGTGAACAACGCCGGCGTCGCCAGCCGCAAGAACCGCGATCTGCCGATCTGGGAACTCGTCCGCGAGGATTGGGAGTTCGTCCTCAATATTAACGTCGTCGGGCTCGCGCTCTGCTGCAAGGCGGTGCTGCCGGGGATGATCGCCAAGAAGTACGGCCGGATTGTGAACATCGCGTCGATCGCCGGCAAGGAAGGCAACCCGAAGATGGGCCCCTATTCGGCGAGCAAGGCGGCCGTGATCTGCCTGACGAAATCGCTCTCCAAGGAACTGGTCGGCAAGGGCGACATCTGTGTGAACAGCGTCTCCCCGGCCGTGATCCAGACGCCGATCCTGGACCAGCTCAGCCAGGAGCAGATCAACATGATGTTGTCCAAGATCCCGCTCGGGCGGACCGGCAAGCCGGACGAGGTGGCGGCCCTCGTCCACTTCCTGTCGAGCAGCGAATGCAGCTTCACGACCGGCCAGTGCTACGACATCAGCGGCGGCCGGGCGACGTACTGA
- a CDS encoding ABC-F family ATP-binding cassette domain-containing protein, which translates to MTVLLSAQGLTKSYGHRPLFAGLNFDLRAGERVGLIGPNGAGKSTLLRLLAAHEDADAGSRSVRRGARIGYLAQDDTFAPGLTVREILLAALADDPLEDHERETRTAITLTQVGFADDEQPAAALSGGWRKRLALARELVRKPDLLLLDEPTNHLDLPGVVWLERLLRAAPFGYLVATHDRAFLRAVADEIVEISRVYPGGSFRAAGGYDDFADKREEFLEAQARQQAAVANVVRRETEWLGHKARARTRKASSRIEDAAKRRDQLDELKYRTAQAGAAGIDFASTGRQTRKLLTATGLAKTLGSRSLFSNLDVTLTPGTKLGLLGPNGSGKSTLLRVLAGQLDSDTGTVARADGLRAVMFEQGRAALDQTQPLRKALCPNGDTVVFGDRSLHVAAWAQRFLFRPEQLNLEISALSGGEQARVRIAQLMLQPADLLLLDEPTNDLDIPALEVLEDSLSDFPGAVVLVSHDRELMDRVCTEVIGLDGRGGAASYGSVGQWLTACERVTAEAETAARAAATPAKKAPTAAPKTKKLSYKEQQEWDRMEDAILTAEAEVASCQADVEKAATAGQSVLVEACRALDHAQRAVEGLYARWQELEAKRSGS; encoded by the coding sequence ATGACCGTCCTGTTGAGCGCGCAAGGGTTGACCAAGAGCTACGGTCACCGGCCGCTGTTCGCCGGCCTGAACTTCGACCTCCGGGCGGGCGAGCGGGTCGGACTCATCGGCCCGAACGGGGCCGGCAAGTCGACGCTCTTGCGGTTACTGGCGGCCCACGAGGACGCGGACGCCGGTTCGCGGAGCGTCCGCCGCGGCGCGCGGATCGGGTACCTCGCCCAGGACGACACGTTCGCCCCGGGCCTAACGGTCCGCGAGATCCTGCTCGCCGCGCTCGCCGACGACCCGCTCGAAGACCACGAGCGCGAGACCCGCACCGCGATCACACTCACCCAGGTCGGGTTCGCCGACGACGAACAGCCCGCGGCCGCGCTCTCCGGCGGCTGGCGGAAGCGGCTCGCCCTCGCCCGGGAACTCGTCCGCAAGCCCGACCTGCTCCTGCTCGACGAGCCGACCAACCACTTGGACCTCCCCGGCGTCGTCTGGCTCGAACGGCTGCTCCGGGCCGCCCCGTTCGGGTATCTCGTGGCCACGCACGACCGGGCGTTCCTCCGGGCCGTGGCCGACGAGATCGTCGAAATCAGCCGTGTTTACCCGGGCGGGTCGTTCCGCGCGGCCGGCGGGTACGACGACTTCGCCGACAAGCGGGAAGAGTTCCTCGAAGCCCAGGCCCGGCAGCAAGCGGCGGTGGCCAACGTCGTCCGCCGGGAGACCGAGTGGCTCGGCCACAAGGCCCGGGCGCGGACGCGGAAAGCCAGCTCGCGGATCGAGGACGCGGCCAAGCGGCGGGACCAGCTGGACGAGTTGAAGTACCGGACGGCCCAGGCCGGCGCGGCCGGGATCGACTTCGCCAGCACCGGCCGGCAGACCCGCAAGCTACTCACGGCCACCGGCCTGGCGAAGACGCTCGGTTCGCGGTCGCTCTTCTCGAACCTCGACGTGACCCTGACGCCGGGCACGAAGCTCGGGTTGCTCGGCCCGAACGGGAGCGGGAAAAGTACGCTGCTCCGCGTCCTCGCCGGGCAACTCGACTCGGACACCGGGACGGTCGCGCGGGCGGACGGACTGCGGGCGGTGATGTTCGAGCAAGGGCGGGCGGCCCTCGACCAGACGCAACCGCTACGGAAGGCGCTCTGCCCGAACGGCGACACGGTCGTGTTCGGCGACCGCTCGCTCCACGTCGCCGCGTGGGCCCAGCGGTTCCTCTTCCGGCCCGAGCAGCTCAACCTGGAAATCAGCGCCCTGTCCGGCGGCGAGCAGGCGCGGGTGCGGATCGCCCAACTCATGCTCCAGCCGGCCGACCTGCTCCTGCTCGACGAGCCGACGAACGACCTCGACATCCCCGCCCTCGAAGTGCTGGAAGACAGCCTGTCGGACTTCCCCGGGGCGGTGGTCCTGGTCAGCCACGACCGGGAGCTGATGGACCGCGTCTGCACCGAGGTGATCGGGTTGGACGGCCGCGGTGGGGCGGCATCCTACGGCAGCGTGGGTCAGTGGCTGACGGCGTGCGAGCGTGTGACGGCGGAAGCGGAAACCGCGGCCCGGGCCGCGGCAACGCCCGCCAAAAAGGCGCCGACCGCCGCCCCGAAGACGAAGAAGTTGAGTTACAAGGAGCAGCAAGAGTGGGACCGGATGGAGGACGCGATCCTCACCGCGGAAGCCGAGGTGGCGTCGTGCCAGGCCGACGTGGAGAAGGCCGCGACGGCCGGGCAGTCCGTGTTGGTCGAGGCGTGTCGCGCGCTGGATCACGCCCAACGGGCGGTCGAGGGACTGTACGCACGGTGGCAGGAACTTGAGGCCAAGCGAAGTGGGTCGTGA
- a CDS encoding SdrD B-like domain-containing protein, with product MNLSRFLLSRPIAPRIARTERGRTPVKIHVERLEDRSLPSTSIPLTASSWTPLGPSPTYANQQTGTNGVVTVGTNGATTAPNNQPTAGQIIATAVSPIDPNTIYAATADGGVAKSINDGQTWAMMTDNLPTTTPVDASGTSLGTIQPAQRNLHIGAIATDPYDPTGNTVFAGEGVYTNTDVSYAGQGLLESTDGGNSWTLEEGPLLSAATANSPAQYAFAGGSIRKILFVQDPNNTANNYIFVLTNPQGVNSTGSTPSAVYRSSDGGTTWVSITANLKNALNNPNQQISPFRQYTDFSVDPTNPGVAYVSVGDPGGYNYNGVYRTGPNAGSGGALDANAANITWTVLLGGNSIQVPGNQLGPILAAPVPQNPSTVYALVENAGGNLLGLYRSRNSGTDVVQIALPANTPAIDPNFSALSMIIDPTTGTGVTRIYISGSNGVMVVDVPETNGTGVIPTASVQDLSTSSDKNSPYPVIHNLTFDQPLAPAASGAFQASSANTHVIASTDTGVYELTTPIPAPTLVNGVLTNDFSPAPTVTWAAINGAPTAATSTTPGGTGLNATEFFGGSTGVLNDNGFIGGTNLTGTQVFNDSGNTSPPPPPASLYNWPATSTVPVGGTAVYDFRATNANGNLTTAYQVNANSAANLVQKSTDLGQTWAPAVTGIVDPGATGDASSPFTPPLVEDPSIPVGQGGTQNVRLLLGTDVVNQTTDSATTWSEFAHNLPYVTGTGGTIDAIGISRFDPNVVYVAVTARIDSNGADFGPGLYRVNTDITLSPAEPYSTWHDVSPTLDNNGTPTNFVGGSGDDVAGYIMPPFTGAPTEPYTNSLSGNITSIAVDPTNSDIVYVTVDSSDTDASGNAINTVYKTTDGGATWTNITGNLPYRAYSVVIDPNRLNGQTNDDIYVGTADGVWKTTGPSTANTVWTRVGGDLGTSTGMPDVAVFQVSINTTTGVLAAATFGRGVWEFQIRPYLAGEVFIDTNGDGLLDNTEVGVPPPGVPVTVTDVTNPASPVQFASTVSGVGGTFSFVSLPNAQYQLGIVGSSNLPYDPSTTYQVTGPDTTYTVTNVPVATTTSGIDVPVFVRGTVSGIDYIDSNGDGIQESGEVGNPGVVVQLLDATTGIVYASTTTAADGSYTFTGVGVLPSSDPWTVRQIPTNGVVQTNPAGSLNFTLTSGQQITGKNIGVFTLGSISGTVFEDLNGSGVLDPGEPPLAGWTVNLTNTGTGVVTTTTTAADGTYTFSGLSFGTYQVSEVLMPGYVATDPNPPPVSTQSGTTVAGTNFGNFRPATISGTIYVDTNGDGVQEANETTPVAGATVALIDPRSGAVVASTTSAADGSYSFAGLVPLVLPGNTTPYQVEVTGPAKYGQTSANPSVTLTSGATVANQNIGLFVKTTISGTVFDDANDNGIQDPGEIRLPGVPVLLINTATGATVQTATTDANGAFTFSAVSALAANGATIPYEVEADPNGYTTTTPETTVTLTSGVPVTGLKIGVYQDVLFTGVTYNDVNGDGIQEANEPAVAGFTVQLVDTNGNVVATTTSSATGAYSLYGGPGTFTVREVPPTGWVQTTPNPGYTTTTDGGPLVSTNFGNFQTITLSGVVYDDINGNATQDAGEPPLVGWTVQLVNSSGTVVNSTTTDVNGAFSFSGVGPGTYSLQEVLQPGYAASTPSSYPVTGVSGQSQTFAFGDYVPGTVSGTIFEDLGRDGTFDSGDPGSAGWTVDLLNGNGTVVASATTGSGGTYSFGTLAPGSYSVQLVPRPSWVVTTALPPAVTLASSQSLTFANIGVLRFASLGGFVYIDANRNSIKDPSERGLAGGVVGLFDSNGNQISTITTGADGSYFFGGLDNGTYTVKLISNTAGFSLSGPNPTASFTETLTVGSTTASNDVEGLNFGLDADQRYAIAADGGGGPGSRCTTRSPAPCSRTSSCTS from the coding sequence ATGAACCTTTCGCGTTTCCTCCTCTCCCGCCCGATCGCCCCGCGGATCGCCCGCACCGAGCGCGGCCGTACCCCGGTGAAGATCCACGTCGAGAGGCTGGAAGACCGGAGTCTCCCGTCCACGAGCATTCCGCTCACCGCCTCAAGTTGGACGCCCCTCGGCCCGTCCCCCACTTATGCCAACCAACAGACTGGGACGAACGGCGTCGTGACTGTGGGTACGAACGGAGCGACGACCGCCCCCAACAACCAGCCGACCGCCGGCCAGATCATCGCCACGGCGGTCAGCCCGATCGACCCGAACACGATCTACGCGGCCACGGCCGACGGCGGGGTCGCCAAATCGATCAACGACGGGCAAACGTGGGCGATGATGACCGATAACCTCCCGACCACGACGCCGGTCGACGCCAGCGGGACGTCCCTCGGCACGATCCAACCCGCCCAGCGCAACCTGCACATCGGAGCGATCGCCACCGACCCGTACGACCCGACCGGGAACACGGTCTTCGCGGGCGAAGGCGTTTACACGAACACCGACGTCTCGTACGCCGGGCAGGGGTTGCTCGAATCGACCGACGGGGGGAACTCGTGGACCCTGGAAGAAGGGCCGTTGCTCAGCGCGGCGACCGCGAACTCGCCGGCGCAATACGCCTTTGCCGGTGGCTCGATCCGGAAAATCCTGTTCGTCCAGGATCCGAACAACACGGCTAACAATTACATTTTCGTTCTGACCAATCCCCAGGGGGTTAACAGCACGGGCAGCACCCCGAGCGCCGTCTACCGGAGTTCCGACGGGGGAACCACGTGGGTCAGCATCACCGCGAACCTGAAAAACGCGCTCAACAACCCGAACCAGCAGATCAGTCCATTCAGGCAGTACACGGACTTCAGCGTCGACCCGACCAACCCGGGCGTCGCGTACGTATCGGTCGGTGATCCGGGCGGGTACAATTACAACGGCGTGTACCGGACGGGCCCGAACGCCGGGAGCGGGGGTGCGCTGGACGCGAACGCGGCCAATATTACCTGGACGGTCCTGCTGGGTGGCAACAGCATCCAGGTTCCCGGGAACCAGCTCGGGCCGATCCTGGCGGCGCCCGTGCCGCAGAACCCCAGTACCGTGTACGCGCTCGTTGAGAACGCCGGTGGCAACCTCCTCGGGCTCTACCGCAGCCGGAACTCGGGGACGGACGTCGTTCAGATCGCCTTGCCGGCGAACACGCCCGCCATTGACCCGAATTTCTCGGCCCTGTCGATGATCATCGACCCGACCACCGGAACGGGTGTCACGCGGATTTACATCTCCGGCTCGAACGGCGTCATGGTCGTGGACGTCCCGGAAACGAACGGGACGGGCGTCATTCCCACGGCGAGCGTACAGGATCTGAGTACGAGTTCGGACAAGAACAGCCCGTACCCCGTCATCCACAACCTGACGTTCGACCAACCGCTCGCGCCGGCGGCAAGCGGAGCCTTCCAGGCTTCGTCCGCGAACACGCACGTTATCGCGTCGACCGACACCGGGGTTTACGAGCTGACGACGCCGATTCCGGCCCCCACGCTGGTCAACGGCGTCCTGACCAACGACTTCTCCCCGGCCCCGACGGTCACCTGGGCCGCGATCAACGGCGCCCCGACGGCGGCCACGTCCACCACCCCGGGCGGAACCGGGTTAAACGCGACGGAGTTCTTCGGCGGCAGTACGGGCGTGCTGAACGACAACGGGTTCATCGGGGGAACCAACCTGACCGGGACTCAGGTGTTCAACGATTCGGGCAACACGAGTCCCCCGCCGCCCCCGGCGAGCCTCTACAACTGGCCCGCCACGTCGACCGTGCCGGTCGGCGGGACCGCCGTTTACGACTTCCGCGCGACGAACGCGAACGGGAATCTCACCACCGCGTACCAGGTCAACGCGAACAGCGCGGCCAACCTCGTCCAGAAGTCGACCGACCTGGGCCAGACCTGGGCGCCGGCCGTCACCGGCATCGTCGACCCGGGGGCCACCGGCGACGCCAGCTCCCCATTCACCCCGCCACTCGTCGAAGACCCATCAATTCCCGTCGGACAGGGGGGCACACAGAACGTCCGTTTGCTGCTCGGGACCGACGTGGTCAACCAGACGACCGACTCCGCCACGACCTGGTCGGAGTTCGCGCACAACCTGCCTTACGTGACCGGCACGGGAGGGACAATCGACGCGATCGGCATCAGCCGTTTCGACCCGAACGTCGTCTACGTCGCCGTCACCGCCCGGATCGATTCGAACGGCGCCGACTTCGGCCCCGGACTGTACCGCGTCAACACCGACATCACGCTTTCACCCGCGGAACCTTACTCGACGTGGCACGACGTCTCGCCCACGCTCGACAACAACGGCACCCCGACGAACTTTGTCGGCGGCAGCGGGGACGATGTCGCCGGGTACATCATGCCCCCTTTCACGGGAGCCCCGACGGAGCCTTACACGAATAGCCTCAGTGGCAACATCACGAGCATCGCCGTCGACCCGACCAACTCGGACATCGTGTACGTCACCGTGGACAGCAGCGACACGGACGCGTCCGGGAACGCGATCAACACAGTCTACAAGACGACCGACGGCGGGGCGACCTGGACCAACATCACCGGTAACCTCCCCTACCGCGCCTACTCGGTGGTGATCGACCCGAACCGCCTGAACGGCCAGACGAACGACGACATCTACGTCGGCACCGCGGACGGGGTCTGGAAGACGACCGGCCCGTCTACCGCCAACACCGTCTGGACGCGGGTCGGCGGGGATCTCGGGACAAGCACCGGCATGCCCGACGTAGCCGTCTTCCAGGTGTCGATCAACACCACGACCGGCGTCCTGGCCGCCGCCACGTTCGGCCGCGGCGTGTGGGAGTTCCAGATCCGCCCGTACCTGGCCGGAGAGGTCTTCATTGACACCAACGGCGACGGGCTGTTGGACAACACTGAAGTCGGTGTCCCGCCGCCCGGCGTCCCCGTGACCGTGACTGACGTCACTAACCCGGCGTCGCCAGTGCAATTCGCGAGTACGGTCTCCGGGGTCGGCGGGACGTTCTCGTTCGTGAGCCTGCCGAACGCACAGTACCAGCTCGGAATCGTCGGGAGCAGCAACCTCCCGTACGACCCGTCGACCACCTACCAGGTGACCGGGCCGGACACAACATATACGGTCACGAACGTCCCGGTCGCCACGACCACGTCCGGGATCGACGTGCCGGTGTTCGTGCGGGGGACGGTCAGCGGGATCGATTACATTGATTCCAACGGAGACGGGATCCAGGAATCCGGCGAAGTAGGCAACCCGGGGGTCGTCGTCCAGCTGTTGGACGCCACCACCGGCATCGTCTACGCGAGTACCACGACGGCTGCCGACGGGTCGTACACGTTCACGGGCGTCGGCGTCCTCCCCTCCTCGGACCCGTGGACCGTACGACAGATTCCGACCAACGGAGTCGTCCAAACCAATCCGGCGGGCTCGCTCAACTTCACCTTGACCAGCGGACAACAGATCACGGGTAAGAATATAGGAGTTTTTACCCTCGGCTCGATTAGCGGGACGGTGTTCGAGGACTTGAACGGGAGCGGGGTTCTGGATCCCGGCGAACCGCCACTCGCCGGGTGGACCGTGAACCTGACTAACACCGGAACGGGCGTGGTCACCACAACAACGACCGCCGCGGACGGGACGTACACGTTTAGCGGGCTGAGCTTCGGCACGTACCAAGTGAGCGAAGTCCTCATGCCGGGGTACGTGGCGACCGACCCGAACCCCCCGCCCGTGTCGACGCAAAGCGGGACGACCGTCGCCGGGACGAACTTCGGGAACTTCCGGCCCGCGACCATCTCCGGCACGATCTACGTCGACACGAACGGGGACGGCGTCCAGGAAGCCAACGAGACCACCCCGGTGGCCGGGGCGACCGTCGCCCTCATCGACCCGCGGTCCGGCGCGGTCGTCGCCTCGACGACGTCCGCCGCGGACGGGTCGTACTCGTTCGCCGGCCTGGTCCCGCTCGTCCTCCCCGGGAACACGACCCCATACCAGGTCGAGGTGACCGGCCCGGCCAAGTACGGCCAGACGTCGGCCAACCCGTCGGTCACGCTGACCAGCGGGGCGACGGTCGCCAACCAGAACATCGGGCTGTTCGTCAAGACCACGATCTCCGGGACCGTGTTCGACGACGCGAACGACAACGGGATCCAGGACCCGGGCGAGATCCGGCTGCCGGGCGTGCCCGTCCTCCTGATCAACACCGCCACCGGGGCGACGGTTCAGACCGCCACCACCGACGCGAACGGGGCGTTCACCTTCTCCGCCGTGTCGGCCCTGGCGGCCAACGGGGCGACCATCCCGTACGAGGTCGAGGCCGACCCGAACGGGTACACCACCACCACGCCCGAGACGACCGTCACGCTGACCAGCGGGGTCCCGGTCACCGGGCTGAAGATCGGCGTCTACCAGGACGTCCTTTTCACCGGCGTCACCTACAACGACGTGAACGGGGACGGCATCCAGGAGGCCAACGAACCGGCCGTCGCCGGGTTCACCGTCCAACTGGTGGACACGAACGGGAACGTCGTCGCGACGACCACGTCGAGCGCGACCGGGGCGTACTCCCTGTACGGCGGCCCGGGAACCTTCACCGTCCGCGAGGTGCCCCCGACCGGGTGGGTCCAGACGACCCCGAACCCGGGCTACACGACGACCACGGACGGCGGCCCGCTCGTGTCCACGAACTTCGGGAACTTCCAGACCATCACCCTGTCCGGCGTCGTGTACGACGACATCAACGGGAACGCCACCCAGGACGCCGGGGAGCCGCCGCTGGTCGGGTGGACGGTGCAGCTCGTCAACTCCTCGGGGACCGTGGTCAACAGCACGACGACGGACGTGAACGGGGCGTTCTCCTTCTCCGGCGTCGGGCCGGGGACGTACTCTCTGCAGGAAGTTCTCCAGCCCGGGTACGCCGCGTCGACCCCGTCGAGCTACCCCGTGACCGGGGTCAGCGGGCAGTCCCAGACGTTCGCCTTCGGAGATTACGTCCCGGGGACGGTCTCGGGCACGATCTTCGAGGACCTCGGCCGGGACGGGACCTTCGACTCGGGCGACCCCGGGTCGGCCGGGTGGACGGTCGACCTTCTCAACGGGAACGGGACCGTGGTCGCGTCGGCCACGACGGGTTCCGGTGGCACGTACTCGTTCGGGACACTGGCCCCGGGCTCGTACAGCGTCCAGCTGGTCCCGCGGCCGAGCTGGGTGGTCACCACCGCGCTCCCGCCGGCCGTGACCCTGGCCAGCAGCCAGAGCCTGACGTTCGCGAACATCGGCGTCCTGCGGTTCGCGTCCCTGGGCGGGTTCGTGTACATCGACGCGAACCGCAACTCGATCAAGGATCCGTCCGAAAGGGGCCTCGCGGGCGGGGTGGTCGGCCTGTTCGACTCGAACGGCAACCAGATCTCCACGATCACCACCGGGGCGGACGGGTCGTACTTCTTCGGCGGTCTCGACAACGGGACGTACACGGTCAAACTGATCAGCAACACGGCCGGGTTCTCGCTGAGCGGGCCGAACCCGACGGCGTCGTTCACGGAGACGCTCACGGTCGGGTCGACGACCGCGAGCAACGACGTCGAGGGGCTGAACTTCGGCCTGGACGCGGACCAGCGGTACGCGATCGCGGCCGACGGCGGCGGCGGCCCCGGGTCCAGGTGTACGACGCGGTCACCGGCGCCCTGCTCCAGGACTTCTTCGTGTACGAGCTGA
- a CDS encoding vWA domain-containing protein translates to MWADVRQFLAGVTFARPRLLWLSLVPAVLSVIALVAARRQRVVLGVLGRPAAVYGLLTRPGRPSRIGRLALFFAWGLLVFGAAGPRWGTGGADGVAVGRDVVIVLDLSRSMLADDTSGPRTRAELAIAAAGDLIDALQIRGGHRAAVVVFAARAKLLVPLTTDYNHLRTKLADLDPANPPPEVRPTDDSKSGTRIGAALAAAVAAHDARFPGYQDIILISDGDDPADDREWVAGVSAARAAGIPVSTVGVGDPDQPSVVTVRGQPLEFELQPGVPSPVQTKLHEDVMRAIAEESRGVYLPARRDLPRLGEFFRTKIEPNPSRDLTDDALPQPKDRSAWFLGIGLVCLAIGWLRER, encoded by the coding sequence GTGTGGGCGGACGTGCGGCAGTTTCTCGCCGGCGTCACCTTCGCGCGGCCCCGGCTACTGTGGCTGTCGCTCGTGCCGGCCGTATTGTCCGTCATCGCGCTGGTGGCGGCTCGGCGGCAGCGGGTCGTCCTCGGCGTTCTCGGGCGCCCGGCTGCGGTGTACGGCCTGCTCACGCGGCCGGGGCGGCCCTCGCGGATCGGGCGGCTCGCGCTCTTCTTCGCGTGGGGGTTGCTTGTTTTCGGGGCCGCCGGGCCGCGCTGGGGGACCGGCGGGGCCGATGGGGTGGCCGTCGGGCGGGACGTGGTGATCGTTCTCGACCTGAGCCGGAGTATGCTGGCGGACGACACGTCCGGCCCGCGGACCCGGGCGGAGCTGGCCATCGCCGCCGCGGGCGACCTGATCGACGCCCTCCAGATCCGTGGCGGTCACCGGGCGGCCGTCGTCGTGTTCGCCGCCCGAGCCAAGTTGCTCGTCCCGCTGACCACCGATTACAACCACCTCCGGACCAAGCTCGCCGACCTTGACCCCGCTAACCCACCCCCCGAGGTCCGGCCGACGGACGATTCAAAATCCGGGACGCGGATCGGGGCCGCGCTCGCGGCCGCCGTCGCGGCCCACGACGCCCGATTTCCCGGCTACCAGGACATCATCCTCATCAGCGACGGCGACGACCCGGCGGACGATCGCGAGTGGGTGGCCGGGGTGTCGGCGGCGCGGGCGGCGGGGATTCCGGTTTCCACCGTCGGCGTCGGCGACCCGGACCAGCCGTCGGTCGTGACCGTCCGCGGCCAGCCGTTGGAATTTGAATTGCAGCCGGGTGTTCCCAGTCCCGTGCAGACGAAGTTGCACGAGGACGTGATGAGAGCGATCGCGGAGGAGAGCCGGGGAGTCTACCTGCCCGCCCGGCGCGACCTCCCGCGGCTCGGCGAGTTCTTCCGCACGAAGATCGAGCCCAATCCGTCCCGCGACCTGACCGACGACGCCCTGCCCCAGCCCAAGGACCGGTCCGCGTGGTTCCTGGGTATAGGGCTGGTGTGCTTGGCGATCGGGTGGCTACGAGAACGGTAG
- a CDS encoding FG-GAP repeat protein codes for MYDAVTGALLQDFFVYELTFTGGVRVAEADVNGDGVDDLIVAPGVGGGPRVEVFDGVTGKLIYNFFAYEPTFTGGLFVAGGDVNGDGYADIIIGTDQGGGPRVTIFSGKDGSELADYFAYDPSLRSGVRVAAGDLYGTGVDEVITAPGDGAASDVIVWGGGATGFPLTQMASFFAFDPSYTGGVYVAGSSAGPNGQGVIVVGTGDDTANYPGDRVRVFDGLGNQSADIEAFTPDASGNPFTSPVRVATFDANGDGIPDYAIASGPGSPPRVRIINGLNNRPLDAEFQPFESTFLGGVNIG; via the coding sequence GTGTACGACGCGGTCACCGGCGCCCTGCTCCAGGACTTCTTCGTGTACGAGCTGACGTTCACCGGCGGGGTCCGGGTGGCCGAAGCGGACGTCAACGGGGACGGGGTGGATGACCTGATCGTCGCCCCCGGCGTCGGCGGCGGCCCGCGGGTCGAGGTGTTCGACGGGGTCACCGGGAAACTCATTTACAACTTCTTCGCGTACGAGCCGACGTTCACCGGCGGCCTGTTCGTGGCCGGCGGCGACGTGAACGGCGACGGGTACGCGGACATCATCATCGGGACCGACCAGGGCGGCGGCCCGCGGGTGACCATCTTCAGCGGGAAGGACGGGTCCGAGCTGGCCGACTACTTCGCCTACGACCCGAGCCTGCGGAGCGGGGTCCGGGTGGCCGCGGGCGACCTGTACGGGACCGGCGTGGACGAAGTCATCACCGCCCCCGGCGACGGGGCCGCGTCGGACGTGATCGTCTGGGGCGGCGGGGCGACCGGGTTCCCGCTCACGCAGATGGCGAGTTTCTTCGCGTTCGACCCGTCGTACACCGGCGGAGTGTACGTCGCCGGGTCGTCGGCCGGGCCGAACGGCCAGGGCGTTATCGTTGTGGGCACCGGGGACGACACGGCCAACTACCCGGGCGACCGGGTCCGGGTGTTCGACGGGTTGGGCAACCAGTCGGCGGACATCGAGGCGTTCACCCCGGACGCGAGCGGGAACCCGTTCACCTCCCCGGTCCGGGTGGCGACGTTCGACGCGAACGGCGACGGCATCCCGGACTACGCGATCGCCTCCGGCCCGGGCAGCCCGCCCCGCGTCCGCATCATCAACGGGCTCAACAACCGCCCGCTCGACGCCGAATTCCAGCCGTTCGAGTCGACGTTCCTCGGCGGCGTGAACATCGGGTAA